One stretch of Geoalkalibacter ferrihydriticus DSM 17813 DNA includes these proteins:
- a CDS encoding AtpZ/AtpI family protein, translating into MASKDRQLIKSLGFLSGIGISMVVATLMGLAIGYYLDKWLGTSPWLTLLFLLFGVVAGFRNIYILTDRELKRQQKNDDDDRQ; encoded by the coding sequence ATGGCCTCAAAAGACCGCCAACTGATTAAATCGCTGGGCTTTTTGTCCGGCATCGGGATATCCATGGTGGTTGCGACCCTGATGGGTCTGGCCATCGGCTACTACCTCGACAAGTGGCTGGGCACATCGCCCTGGTTGACCCTGCTCTTTCTGCTGTTCGGTGTCGTTGCGGGCTTTCGCAACATCTACATTCTGACCGATCGCGAACTCAAGCGGCAGCAGAAAAACGACGACGATGACCGACAGTGA
- a CDS encoding ATP synthase subunit I, with protein MSDSDREFLSRLAQRNWIILLGLVALSLLWRSAMLTSGILAGGVLALAGFWWLHRGLQQILAQPSPQTARAFQVRYFLRMGALGIILYFLIARLGVHPVGLALGLSVVVINIFCTAIVRFVRHR; from the coding sequence GTGAGTGATTCGGATCGGGAATTTCTGTCGCGACTCGCTCAGCGCAATTGGATTATCCTGCTTGGCCTGGTCGCGTTGAGTCTTTTATGGCGCTCCGCGATGCTGACTTCCGGGATCCTTGCCGGTGGTGTCCTGGCCCTCGCCGGTTTCTGGTGGCTGCACAGAGGGCTGCAACAGATACTGGCTCAGCCATCGCCTCAAACCGCACGGGCTTTTCAGGTGCGTTACTTTTTGCGCATGGGGGCCCTCGGCATAATTCTTTACTTCCTCATCGCCCGCCTCGGCGTCCATCCGGTGGGATTGGCGCTGGGCCTTTCGGTGGTGGTTATCAACATCTTCTGTACCGCGATCGTTCGCTTCGTCCGGCACAGGTGA